The DNA window GTCATAACTTGTATGACTACTAtctatttgattcatttataagttgtctaactaatttatttttctttttaggAGAAGTATCGattggtggaggaggaggaacagTACCTACAAGCTAGGGCTCGTTCTGTGTTTGACAAAGCAGCGACGAAGGTGGTAAGGAACATGATGTCCAATGCTCGTATACAGTGTGTTTGCTTATACTACAAGAAAATAAAGCTGCAAGACATGAACGAGAAACTGGACGCTTCTGAGATATATCTCCGAGAGGATGAGTATCTTCAAGTAGATATTAGcggtttgccttggttgagaaagtgtccagatgcttggcgagcactttgtgcttattAGGCTTTACCCAACTTTGTGAAACAACTCAAGATGAAGAGAGCTAACCGTCaagcaggaccacgggttacACAAAGATATGGGGCTGATGGACACCTTCGTTTGGCTTATCGAATGATAGgtgtttattatttcaatttgattattatgtacttgcttgcaatatcacaatttcTTCTTTGGCAGGAGGCACAAAATGGGGTGGCCCCAAGCTATATTGAGacatacattcgaggccaccaCGGCACAGATCCTATATAGCCAGAGTTGCTTTATGGTGAGAATGCCATAcagactctggttagtaaaacaatttgatttcaattaagcgatTATTCGAATATTATCTTAATATTACTTGATTGAATGGTAGGTgagatatggtgatgaaatggtggcacgtTATGGGGAGGAGTATgattggaggaggagtgatgtggatgtcggtGCCTTATACTCAAGCAGGGGTGGGAAGAAGCATGGCAAGTTTAGTATGTTGAATGgcgttattgatacaagtggtgctttgagtgaggtAAGGTCTTCTCAGCCCTCTCGGAGTTCTCGGGGCTACGAAAGGAAAGTCGACTGCAAgaggagataaggcagcataGAGAGGCGATGCAGCGGCAAGAGGAGTGGGAAAGACAACAACACGAGTACATGCAAAGTTTTTTCGCTCAACAACGACAGCTTCAGGTACTATacaagtttgatatttttcaagTCGTTGTGCACTTTTCATTGCTACAAGATACTTGATATATTATCGGTTTTTAGAAAATATTAGCGGCTACCCTTGGATCACAATTTAATTTGACACCTCTTCTttcgcctcctccaccacctccgacTTTTGCACCATACACGCATCTACcatctccacaagtggtaattcttttgtaactagcaatgctcaaattttcttatatataaggATTTATATACATTTAACTTTATCTATAATCAGGGTTCAACGAGTAgtcatcctcgaggagtttctggCAGCCGGTCCACGCCACCGTCGACAGCGCATaacatttctggaggtgacGGCGGCAGCGGACATAATATTACCCCTCATTAATTTGTGCTTTTGCGTTTTgctgatatatatatatatatatatgtatatatatatgtgtcatttagactatggatttcatgattGCACGTATTGGATGTATTTTATGATTGTGCTTATGGATGGCTATTTTATGTTAATTAACTGTTATTTGTAATTCTAAAAAATAGAAAACTATGGAAAATGCAGCAGCTGTTTTTTTAGCAGGcgcccagtattttcgtcggccagccgacgaaaatactggagtGTATctagtattttcgtcggctaagaAAGCCAATGAAACTAACTACACTATTTTCATCGGTCTTCACGACTGACGAAACAAACTGTATCTTTTTCGTCGGCCAGcgcagccgacgaaaatattgcGTATATTTTCGTCAGCTTAGTTGGCCGACGAAAAGATATGCAACCGACGAAAATGCGTTTATTTTCGTTGATTTTATTCCGTCGGCCGACcgatgaatatatatattttcGACGACTTTCTGGTTATTTTCGACGGGCAAAATTAAGCTATTTTCTTGTGAACTGATGCTGATGCAGTTACCATGCTTGGAATATACATCTGATGTGCGGCAAATGCACACAATCTGCTACAAGCCAGATTTGGGGGTCTATATAAAGCCCGCGAATGAGAGGTTCAGTCATCTCGCTCCCAGCAGCCGATAGAGCTAGCCATCCGCCCAGCAGCAGGCGGCACAACCATCATCCAGTGCACGTCCATGGCGACCTGCGGCAGCCCTGTGCTCGCTCTGGCCTCGCAGGATGAGGACCTTCTTCAGCGCAAGCCCCGGCCTTACATCCCAAGCATCTGGGGCGACTTCTTCCTCAAACACCAGCCAGGCACCCCATCGCAGGTACATACCCTGATCAGTATCGTTGATAAAAAAGAAAACCGTTAAGGTGTGTGCGTATGATGTATCATGTCTCTATGTTGCAGCTTCAGTCTGTCCATGTTGCAGCTTCTCTATCATTGTGAATGGGATGATGTGTCTTCTTGTATCTATGTTGCAGCTTCTGTCCATGAAGGAGAGGGCAAGGAGCAAGCAGGAGGAGGTGAGGCAGATCTTACTCGACACCGCTGCCTCCTCTGAGCTGGTTCTCAAGCTGAAGCTTGTCGATACGCTGCAACGGATCGGAGTGGACTACCACTACAAGAAGGAGATCGACGAGTTGCTGCGTGATGTTCACGGCGCCCAGCATGAAGAAGCAGGCTTCGATGACGAGCTATATGTCGTATCGCTGCGGTTCTATTTGCTCAGAAAGCATGGGTACAATGTCTCTTCTGGTAAGCCACAGTAAAACAATAAAATTATTCCTCTGCTACAACTAATTCTTTAGATTCATTAACATGTTATTATGCATATATTAATAAGCAGATGTGTTTGTGAAGTTTAAGGATGACCAAGGAAACTTTGCGAGTAATGATGCGAAATGTCTGTTGGCCCTGTATGATGCTGCGAATCTCAGAATTCGCGGTGAAGACATACTTGATAATGCCGTGGTTTTCACCAGGAGTCGCCTCCAGTCTATGATGAAAACTTTAGATCCAGAGCTCGCAGCAGAGGTGGGATACACGTTGGATACACCTAGTTACAGGAGGGTTCAAAGACTGGAAGCAAGGCGCTATATCTCTTTGTATGAGAAAAAGGTTACGCGAAATGACACCATACTGGAATTTGCAAAGCTGGACTACAATATTCTGCAAGCTCTGTATTGTGAGGAGTTGAAAGCTCTTACAGTGTAAGACTACAGACTGTTATTTTGCACTGCTATGAAGTTGTTGGTATTTTGTTTACTTGAACTGCAAATAAAAATAATGTCTTATGCTAATCGTGTTTATCCATCGATCTTTATTTACAGATGGTGGAAATTAAGGTCTCCAGTCACAAGCGTACGAGAGATTTGCACGGGATAGAGTGGTAGAGATGCATTTTTGGATGCTTGGGGTTATTCATGAGCCTCACCAGTCATATGCACGGATAGCATTGACGAAATGCTTTAAATTGGTGTCGCTGATGGACGACTTCTGTGACAACTATAGCACCACAGAAGAATATAAAATATTCATTACTGCTCTGGAAAGGTTGGGCAAACGCTTGATAATTTCTTTCATACTTGAACGAAAGCTATACATCGTATACAGTTTAAATTTTCATTAATTAATTTTACTGTGACAAACTATATATAATAGGTGGGATGAACAAGCCGCGGAGAAATTGCCCGCATACAGGAAGGACTTATTCATCTTCATACTCAACACTATAAACGATATCATGGAAGATTTAAAACTTCAGAAAAACAAGCATGCTGAATTTGTCAAAGAACTGGTAAGTTTTCTCCAAAGATCATGCAAAATAACAAAGATGATATATCGTGTTAGGTATATGCTTAACATTTTGTTCATCTATATGTTTAGTTTATTGACACTGTCAAACGTTACGGTGCTGAGAGAAAATGGAGCGACGAGCACTACGTACCAGTAAAAATTAGTGAGCACCTACAGGTTTCAGTGGGTAGCAGTGGATGTATGCATATAGCAAACATCACTTTCGTCTTAATGGGAGACGTAACTACCAGAGAGGCCATTGAGTGGGCTTTCTCCTTTCCAGAAATGATAAGAGCTGTTTGTATTGTCGGGCGCATCATTAATGACATCATGTCACATGAGGTACCACAACTCTCTATCTATGTATATAATTCTTGGCATTGTTGTAAATAAACATGTTATTTCTATATGCTACATGCTGACACTCTATTGCTGGTGCATTCACTTAAGCTTTTAATTATTTACCTTTACTTTTAGCATACATTTTCGTGGTTTCTTCCACTCTTAAAACTATAGAGCTTGGCAAATCAATTTTGAAAAGAACTACAATCAGTTGAAGTATGTAGCTAAAGAAAAAGAATTACTTTAAAAATTACTTCATTTTAATCTTTTCCTTCTTTGCTCTTCCTTGAAGCGAGAACAAGTTTCGAAGCATGTCGCGTCCACGGTGCAAACTTGCATGAAGGAATACGGGATGACGGTGCATCAAGCCTATGAAAAGCTTAGAGCCCTAATCGATGAAGCATGGATGGAAATTGTCCAGGGATGCCTTTGCAAGACTCAACCCATGGAGCTTTTGGAGAAGGTGGTTAACGTTGCACGAGTAATGGATAACATGTACAAGCGTGATGATGCGTATACCAACCCATACAGTCTCAAAGACACCATAACTTCAATGTACGTGAACTCTGTGTGAATATGATAAAGATCCAGCACCAAATAGGGCTTTTCATCAGCATGATACATGTGTTAAACATGCCACCATGATTTTTAAATATGATATGAGGTGTATGAGGTGGCACAAGTATGCGATAAACTTGTAGATAGAGGGTGAGAGAGTGGTATGGAAGAACAATACTGACATAAACAAAAGTTCAACCTCCTAAAATAATAGCTGGATCAATAAAATATAAAACAACCACCAGAGATATGAATCAAACTTCCTATTCATTAACAACGGTAACATAAGATGATTCAACCAAAAGTCCATGTACAGCTTGCCGCCTTCCCTCTCTACCACTTCGGTCGGCTTCACGCTCTTGGAGCCTCCCGTCACTTGAACCACCTTACCATATATCAGCATTGATCTTTATTGTGAGCGGTGGCTATCTTGATCAAATGGTAGCTCCATCTTCTCATGGTGTAACGCCAACCAAAATCACCTTTCCCGTCAGCCTTTATGTTGTTAGAATATCCCGGCAGAAAGGGATTAGTCACCCACAGTTCTCTACTCGGTTTGCCTTTGTTCCTTGGACATGGGCTCATAGGGATTAATTGGAACCCCCATGTCATCTAAAATCATTCGTTTTATATTCTAAACCATAGCCCTATAAAATTAGCACAAGCAGACACCAATTAATATTGTGAGAAGATAGAACAGGGCTTTCGGGGATATGTATTACCTTGGCACTTGTGATCTGCATGCTAACAGCAGGACTGACGCGCGCGGGCCAGTGGCCGGCGCCGCGACTatgttatatatattttttgaaGTATGCCAGGAGCACTACTGGCCCGTCGTTTAAGAGAGAAAGTGGGATGCTCGCGCAGACCACGCGCTCCAACACGGGCGGGTTCGCTCCCTCACCTATTCGGTATGTGGTGGAATGCTGTGGGCAGGGTGGCGAGGCAGTCGGTGGCCGGTGGGACGCTATAGGCCTTTGCGGTGGGACGCCATAGGTCGCAAAGGATAACCGGTGGCTGGTGGAGCAATGTTTCAAATAGCCCGGCTAAGGCATTTAGTGGGCTATAGTGGGCTATAGCGGCATCTAAAAGCTATGTTGTACACGAAAAAACTTAATTAAATCTCTCTCAAACAGCTATAGCCGGAGATTTAAAATCTTACCGTGGAGACAGCGGGGGAGTCACAGTGAGTTCCGCAGCGTCCGATGGTGCTAGATTAGGGCAAAGAGTATTGGTGGCGGCGAATTCGATGGCGGAAGCCGTCAAAGACGATGTTGGAGGATGGCGAGGGGGCGAGTAGGGGTAGGACGCGAACTTTCTAGACTCTAATTACGGTGAATCTAGAGGCGGGAGCCGCTGGAGACGGAGATGATCGTCGTTGTGGGGGAGGAAGACAATACTCGCTCGTGGGCCGCACACTCCAGATGACAACAACCGATTATGTCACCTCAAATGATGTATAATTGCACCCGGCGGCCGTTGGCAAAGAAGGTTATGCTGACGGACGGAGGGAGCCTGGGCGCCTCGATGACTACTGGGCCTGTAGCTGCGCCTCACGAATTGAGAATATGAGCTTCCAGTTCCAGCAACGCGAAATCGCGAACATACCCCGCCGCCCGACGTGAAAGAAAAGGAAGCGTCCTCCCATGAGCGCAGTTTCAGGTTGTGCGTAATGTTGGGAGCGGTGCCCCGTTGCATTGCAGGTAAAATTTCCGTTGGTTAATCTCAGTTGGTTTTAGCTTACTTCTTCAACCCTTACTTTATTATTTGTGAGTTGTGACTTTTTTGTCCTGTTCATCACCCATCCAGCATCCTTGACGGGGGCAACAGTTACCCGAGATCTGACGGGTGTTCATGCCAATGCTGCAGATTCTAGGGATTTGGCTTGGTGACAGCAAGTAGCTAGTGTGGTGGAAATAGTTTGATTGCTAGCAATGCGCGAGTATGCCACCCACAGCCCATTCATCGCCGGACAAAGCCGAAGACGAGATGGAAAAGCAGCAGCGCGCGCTGCGACGACGACCATACGGGAGCCTCTCAACCTCCGTCGCCCTTTCCCATCAGAATCGCTTTTTTGGATGACTCACGCAGACTTTGGATGGATCTTGTGCAGATTTTGGCATGTGTTACCTATTGGCTATTTCGTGAATTGTCGTGCGGTGGTGCGCCCAAATAATGTTTAAAAATCGTGGAGTTCGTGACCGGTTGCAGTTGATCAAGACTGACTGAGAGGTATGGCGTTATTAGCTCGGAAAGGAGAGGTAGGAAATGATGAACCATTGGGGGACTTCATTTTGATTGTTCTTGTCTGTTATTGATTCCTCGACTCTAGGAAGAAATCGTGCGTCTAGCCTTAGCTGTTTGTACTACCTAGAGATGGTCACACTGTTGCTTCTTGTTGAAGGCAATGTTTGTAGTTTAAATAATTTGCTCTGAAGACCTGCGGTCTGGTCTTTACTGATGACTGGATCATGGCAGCAGCGGGCACGCTAGCTTATTGCATGCCATTGCCTTCTTGTAGACATTGCTTTGTGGAGAGATTGTCTCATACAGAAGTATTACTATGAGTAGTAGTTTGTTGCGGTGTAATATACATGACATGTCATTTTTCTTTAATATTCATACGATGTGTGTATCCTAGCCATGTAGAGGCTGGAAGTGGTGTTAGAACGATTATATATATCACCTTTATTGGTGTAATAATTTCTGATCGACAATAATGCTTCCTTTATCTGAAAACAAAATGATACTCCCCGCATACGCAAATATGATGGATTCAGAGtttatcctaagtcaaactatTCTAAGTTAGATAAAATTTAtggaaaagaataataatgttCAGGATATATCATATAATATTTTTTTCTATAAAGCATGGTGTTTGAGCAGCACAGGTACAACAGCACAAACATGTCACTTGACGATACACAAATAGATCAACTCCAGTTACCTGGTGCTGCACAAATACATGAACAACTAGTAGTGTCCTCGTAGACagcacacatgcatgcatgccctAAAAAGGCAACTTATTCATATACTATATAGCAGTGCAGGAGTAAAACTCAAGCTGCACCCATACTTATACAAGTTGCATCGTGCGTGCGAGCATAGTGTGGCATGCATGCATTGCTTAGACCGTGACTGAGCCTAGGTAGCATATCACCTTGGGACCCGATAAGCCTGGAATGAAGGTGATGGGATTGGGGGTGCACACGCACAAGTTCAAGGTAGGGTTTTGGCCTTGCTGGATACCCGTCACCAGGCTTGCAATGCTAGTGCTGGACCCCAAGACAGGGACGTATACGTAAGCAAAAAGGACCGGATCACCATGCTGCTTAGCATTCTCTTGAAAGGCCTCGAGACTGTCGAAGCCGGGAGTACAGAAAGCTTGGGATGGAGAGGGCGCATGCGCCGGTGCCAGCTGGGCCAGAGCTGAAGGCGCAAGCGTGAGCGCCatggcgacgaggaggaggagcgcagGGGCGGACGCCGCCATGGAGTTGGATGCCATTGCTAGATAGCGAGCTGTGGATGTGCTATCGACTGTGCGTGTGCGTGCGCCTTATTAAGGGCGTACAAAGAAGGTATTTATAGGCAGCAACCATGGTGGTGCTGCGAGCGAGGCACGTTTGTCAATGAGATTGCTATACTTCCACGCTGGGCATTAAGGGCAGTCAAGGACGATCCTAGTACATGTGTACTCTAGTGTATATTCTTACTCCTACAAAGTGCTAGACCTTGAAGAATTTTCTGCCTATACGTAGATAGTACGAAGGCACACATACACTCCCTTCCGGTCATGATATCCGTGCACTAGATTCTTACTCCTAGCAGATATAGACCCACAAGATTCTGCAGCCTATCTTTTGATGGTACCAAAATGTGCATATTCCCTCCCTACCAAATTGCCATAGTCGTCGATGACTTTTTATGGTTTTAAGTTTTAAATTTAACCactatattttttttcttatttgaaTATAGCTCTAATAATATGTAAGTAGGTTTGAGATTATGGAAGTGCTTCTCAAGAATCTACATGTACACATGATTTCTATATTTCCATACCAAACACTTCGAGTAACCACCGACATCAAAGTTTCAAAAAGTTTTTTCTGGAATTCGGTCAAAGCATTTGATATTTGCAAATAATGGAGATAGTAGCGGCTCTAGTCAAGCTATAATAAGGATTTAGGAGCGCATTATCCTTTTTAAATGCGACGGTACGTGTTTGGAAGTTGCAATCATTCTTTTATACATGCAAGTTGCAACTCCTGATGAACCACGTGGATATATGCCATAGCTTGACAAGTCGTGATGAATAATTGTTGGCatcattttttttttgcgaaactTTGTATTACATATTTGTGGTTAGTTGTAACCAATAACAAGAGGTGGTGATGGAGTTGTAATAAGGATGGTAGAGAAACATGTATTTCTTTTGGCTCATGCTGTATGCAGGTGCATAGATGTACGTGTCGTGGTGGTCAACGGTGAGGCTGGTTGAACTTCGAAGCTATGTGCAATCTGCATTGCTCACACGAAGGGTGCTAGAGATGTGAAGTGAAGATAGATATGATGAAGATCTGGTTGTTAGATTGATCTCCTAGCCCATCGGACCCTAACGGGCCGATGGGCTACCTCACccacgcgccctgatcgggggcgctccagctcaaccctagctggtgggcccccgtcgcgccgcgcaatataaaaggaggtgggggccagcggctcgaGTCACGaggatcgccgccgccgccaccccaccgacacAGTGAAACCCTAACCGATCTAGTCGAGCGCGGTCAGCGACGGGAAGcatcaccgccggccacctcgaCGCTCTCTGCCTCGACCCGAACCCGTACACGCGCCCTCGACTCCGGCCACCGCTCCGCGAACGCCTACGGCTGGACTTCCCCGAGCTCCTGCACTACACCACCAATGGCGGGCACGTCGGCTTCTGCTTCCGCCCTAGGGCACGAGGGTATGCCGtgcttcctctctctctctctcaatctCTCTGTGACTCGGTTTTATCAATAGCAAAGGAGTACTTCTAATCTAATCACGCATTAGCCGATCCAAAGTATTCAACAATGGTATAAGTCGCCTCTAGCTACTAGCGTTGATTAGATCTAGGAGATAACAGAGAAAAACACCAAAAGAAATTCCCAGAAAAGATCCCCAGATAGAATCCCAGTACAAAATCCGTGAACCCCTAACCCTAGATCCAAACCCTAGCAAAAGTAAACAGAGAAACAGAGGCCGACCGGGGGAGGAGGTACTTTACATCGGCTCTTGCCGGTTTgcccaccgccggtgagcccgcCTCTCGGCCAGATCCGGCGCCACCACGTCGGAATCGAGCTCGCCTCGTACAGGCACCACAGAGAAAcacctcgacggcggcgcgttCACCTTTcggtggacgcgcgcgccggcgaggcgcctcacggtggcgccgccaccgcggctgccgccgcagccgccggccCGCCGGTCGCCGCTCACTCGCGCGCTCGCGTGGAGAAGAAGCAGGCGTCGGGGAAAGAATAGAATGGAGCTAGGGTTTTGGGAGTGACCGGCGAAGGGGGTTTTTGTTACCCCGAAACGTGCGGATAGCCGTCGATCTTGATCGTGCGGCTGTGGACGTCCCGCGCATGACCGGGCCGCTTTTGGCCCAGGAGGGAGGGGAATGCGCGGCCCGGGCCCAGGTTGCCTTGGCCCGAGCGCAAGCGCCCGCGCGGGGGTGCGCGAGGGGACGCGGGCCGGGCCTTAGCAGGCCGCGCGCGCGAGAAGGAGCTCGGTTTTCCGAGCTGGGCCTCGCGGAGTGAGTAGGCCGGCTGGGCCGCTTGCAAAAGAGAACAACAGTGCATCTTTTCAATTTCCAGAATCATTTTTCCAATAGAATTTGATtgaatttgatgcatttcaaattcaaacttgaatGAACCTTGATGCACTGTTTATAAAAGACAATTTTAGACACCTTTTGATAGATTTAgtgttttccgctgcaaagattaaaTAGTTTTCATATGCTTTTAATCACTTgtcttgaaatttaaatttgaaccaacggaataatttaaattcttcAAGGCAAATAGATAATTTTTCTGAGTTGTAATATTATTATCTTTTACCAACGTTAACAATTGATAATATTATAATTTTACTGAATTATCCTTTATAGATTATTTTCATGTATTATTTCTATTTATGCCCAACGGTATTCTAGATTTAATACAAAAAGAAATTCTGCCTCAATTTTAATAGATAATTTTTATGTATTAATTccaattctgcccaacggtgttttagtttTAATACACAAGGTTATTGCATATTTTAATTTATGACCAACGTCGTATTTATACATATGCAATGAATTTTATTTGATTTTAATTTAATGTTTTCACCACTCATGGATGTTTTTCAGGAGGAGTATCAATGATGTTTTCTATCAACGATATTCCAATATTAAAGGGAGATAATTAcaatgaatggtacagaaagctGGATCTCTATTTCATCATGGGTGAATTAGATTGGGTCCTAGCTACACCGACTCCTACAGAGCCTGTGCTTCCTGAAAGGGAGGACATagacacagatgcttcttggaagcaaacagagcttgctTATAAGAAAGCAAAAGCAGAATATGAGAGGCTGTATGCAAAATGGCTCCCTGCCAACAAAAAATGtttggcagtggtaaagaacacGATTGAGCCTGCAATTATGGGCTCAATCCCAGATTGTGCCACCGTCATAGAATATCTTGAAAAATTAAAGAACCAAtacactggttcttcaaagacttatgcaacccagttgatc is part of the Panicum hallii strain FIL2 chromosome 2, PHallii_v3.1, whole genome shotgun sequence genome and encodes:
- the LOC112882125 gene encoding LOW QUALITY PROTEIN: beta-sesquiphellandrene synthase-like (The sequence of the model RefSeq protein was modified relative to this genomic sequence to represent the inferred CDS: deleted 1 base in 1 codon; substituted 1 base at 1 genomic stop codon); translated protein: MATCGSPVLALASQDEDLLQRKPRPYIPSIWGDFFLKHQPGTPSQLLSMKERARSKQEEVRQILLDTAASSELVLKLKLVDTLQRIGVDYHYKKEIDELLRDVHGAQHEEAGFDDELYVVSLRFYLLRKHGYNVSSDVFVKFKDDQGNFASNDAKCLLALYDAANLRIRGEDILDNAVVFTRSRLQSMMKTLDPELAAEVGYTLDTPSYRRVQRLEARRYISLYEKKVTRNDTILEFAKLDYNILQALYCEELKALTVWWKXGLQSQAYERFARDRVVEMHFWMLGVIHEPHQSYARIALTKCFKLVSLMDDFCDNYSTTEEYKIFITALERWDEQAAEKLPAYRKDLFIFILNTINDIMEDLKLQKNKHAEFVKELFIDTVKRYGAERKWSDEHYVPVKISEHLQVSVGSSGCMHIANITFVLMGDVTTREAIEWAFSFPEMIRAVCIVGRIINDIMSHEREQVSKHVASTVQTCMKEYGMTVHQAYEKLRALIDEAWMEIVQGCLCKTQPMELLEKVVNVARVMDNMYKRDDAYTNPYSLKDTITSMYVNSV